ACAACCGGAATTTAAAAACGTTCGAAACCAAACTCGAAACCACGCTCCAGCTCCGCAAGCTGGCGCCGAAGAATTGTACGCTGATCAGCGAAAGCGGAATTCGCACAGCGGACGACGTGAAAATTCTACGCGACGCCGGAATCGCCGCCATTCTGGTCGGCGAAAGTCTGTTGCGTCAGCCGGACGTTGCTGTTGCGGTGAAGACGCTCATGCAGATCGGCTGAGTTACGCGTTCGGGATCGGCGGGAAGCGTCCGCCGGGAAACGGGTCGGCGGTTTCTTTCATCCACGCCGTGATTTTCCCGTGCAGTTCTTCGAGCACCGTTTGATAAGCCGGATCGTTGACACGATTGCAGGCTTCCATTGGATCGAGATAAAGGTCGAAAAGTTCCATCGTTCCGAGCGGACGATCGTAATATCCGGCGGCTTCCATGACTTTACGGCTGGGGCCGTCCTGCCGAAAGATCGGGCCGGTCGGCGCGTGGCGCAGAACGAGTTTATAGCGTTCGGTCCGGATCGAACGAAGCGCTTCCAGGCGGCCGTGATAGGTTTGTTCGGTAAACACCGCAGCATGGATCTGGGCAACTTTTCCGCGCATCAGCGGAACGAGACTTTTCCCTTCGAGCCACGGCTTTGGTGCAATGCCGGTCAGCTCCATGAGCGTGGGATAAATGTCCAGATGGGAAGCGATGGGTTCGATGACGGTTCCCTTCGGCATGTCGCCCGGACAGCGCAGCATCAGCATGACGCCGGTTCCCTGGTCAGACAGAGTTTTTTCGCTCCGGGGAATTCAATACCGTGATCGGTGGTGACGACGATGACTGTATTTTCCATGAGTCCGTAGTGACGCAGTGCATCCAGAACGCGGCCCATATATTCGTCCATAATCCGGACGCCTTCGCGGTAACTGGCCATGTCCTGTCTGATTTCGGGGAGATCCGGCAGGAAGGGCGGCGGGGCAGTATAACGCCAGTCGAGTTTGTCCGGATCATAATAACGGGTTTTGCTGAAGCGCGCGGCTTCCGCGCCGATTCCGAGTTCCGTCCGTCCGATATTATTGCGGTGAGGCTCATCAATGCCGACGGATAGAAAGAAGGGCTGTTCAGAACCGCCTGCCTGTCCGGCCAGAAATTCAACGGCGAGGTCGATGGTTTCCGGATAGAACCAGCCTTTCATCTGGCGGGAGTCGGAGCAGAGAATTTTCTGATAACCCAGCGGCGAAAGATCCTTCTTGTCACACTCATGCTGACATCCGGCGAGAGCCGTTGTGTATCCGGCGTCGTTCAGGGTGTGCACCAGATGTTTCGAGTAGTCATCCACTTTCCATCCGTCATCGCCGGGCAGACCGAAAACGCCGCATTGATGAGGATACTGACCTGTGAGCATCGCCGCGCGGCTCGGGCCGCAAGTGGGCGAAACAGAAAAGGCTTTCCGGAAAAGCACGGCTTCTTTGGCGAAGCGCATCAGGTTGGGCGTTTTGACCGGAACGCCGTAAGGCTGACAGTATCGTCCGGCATCATGGGCGTGCAGCTAAACGATGTTGGGTTTTTTCATGGGCGGATCCAGCGCTGTTTAAGAATTTGGGCCGCGCTCTTCGGATGCCGCTGGCGGGTGAAAATTCCTTTGCGGTTGCCCCATACCCGCTTGGTGCCTTGCTTAGTCGCGAAGTCGGCGAAATTCCAGACATGCTCTCCGACCATAAAAGGAAGCCGGTCGTAAACCCGGTGGTATTGTTCCAAAAAGGAGGCCTGAAACTCTTCGGTAAAAAACTGACTCATCACGCTGTGAAAGCCGTGAATCGTATCGGCACCGTATTCGGCGACCATAACCGGCTTGGCAAAGCGGGTGTGCCACGCCCTGAGGTCGGCTTCCAGTAATTCTTCGATGCGATCCATTTCGCCGGTGTGGTGATACCAGCCGAAATAGCGGTTGACGCAAATCACATCCACCAGATGGCCGATGCGGGTTTGGTCGGGCCAGCGGTCTTCGACCACGGTGATCGGCCGGGAAGCATCCAGGCGCCGGGCCTCACCGATGACGGATTGGAAATAAGGTTCCGCCGCTTCGTTCTGGCTGGCCGGTTCGTTGCCGAGACTCCACATGACGACACACGGATGGTTTTTGTCCCGCCGGATCAGCCCGCGGGTAACGTCTAAATGATGCTCCAGCGTTTTTGAGTTGGCCCGCTCATCGCAGAATACCGGAACATCATTCCACATGTTGAATCCGACAGCGGGAACCTCGTCGATCACAACGAGGCCTTGACGATCCGCCATGCGCATAAATTCTTCGCTGTACGGATAGTGGCTGGTCCGGATTGAATTTGCGCCGATCCACTTAAGCAGGGCGAAGTCGTGAACCATCGTCGCAAGATCCAGACAACGTCCGCGAATGTCGGCGTCTTCATGCTTTCCGAAACCCCGGAAATAAAAAGGGCGGCCATTGATTTCAAACGTGGTGGCAGTGACCTTGATGGAGCGGAAGCCGAATTCTTCACGATACGAATCAAACACCTTACCGCCGGAGTCGCGCAGACGAACTTCCAGAGTGTACAGAACGCCCCTGCCGGGCTCCCACAAAACAGGATTTTCTACCGGTATCGTTCCGGAGCGGGCGGCGGCCCGGTGCAAAACATCTCCCTCCGGATTCATCAGAAGGATTTCAACCTCTGCCGCGGAAGATGTTGAAACGTCGTACGAGACATTCCACGCCTTTCCGGTTCCCGGCGCCGTGCGGATTGAAACATCCGTGATGTGGACGGCGGGCAAAGCGATCAGGCGGACGGGGCGGTGGATACCGGAATAGTTGAAAAAGTCGAAGTGAGTTTCCTGCACCGGAATAGAACTGCCTGCGCAGCCTCCGGCGGGGCGCGAGGTCAGCTCGCCGCCGGGCAGACAAGTCCAGTCGAGCCGGTTATCCGCCCGAACGGTCAGGAGGTGGCGGCCTCCCGGAGCTACGTCGCCGAGGTCAACCGTGAATGGAAGAAAGCCGCCTTTGTTGCGCCCGAGCAACTTGCCGTCCAGCCAGATATCGGCATGGTGGGCGACTGCATCAAAGCGCAACAGGATTTTCCGGTCTTTCCATCCGGATGGAATAATCAGCTCCCGCTGATACCAGACGTACCCGACATGATCCCGGATGTTTGTATCAGCAAACAGATCGTTATAGCTGGCGGGAACCGGAACTTCGGCGGCAGAGGACGGAAATTTTCCGGCGTGCCAGCCCGAGTCTTCCCCGGTGCCGTCCCAATCGACTTGAAAGCGCCAAAGGCCGTTCAAATCCCGGATGTCCCGATATTCATTTTCCTGAGGGTAGAGAGGATGTTCGTTCATAGGCTCCCTGTATTTTCCAAAGAAGCTAAGACATTCCATGCAAGTCGTCAACGCGCCTCCCTCGCGATTCCGGGCCCAAGGAGTTTTTGCTTTCCAAGCCGACCCGCCTGAGATTACTTTCCGGCGGTCAAGCTTACGAAAGGCACCATGAAACTGTTTGCCGCCATCTCGCCTGCCATGCAATCCGCGCTGTTGCTGGCGTTGTCGAACGTTTTCATGACCTTTGCGTGGTATGCCCACCTGCGCAACATGGCGGGACGGAAATGGTTCATCGCCGCGCTGGTCAGCTGGGGCATTGCGCTGTTCGAATACCTCATCATGATCCCCGCCAACCGGATCGGCTATACGCAGCTTTCGCTGCCGCAACTGAAAATCATGCAGGAAGTCATCACGCTGTCGGTGTTTGTTCCGTTTGCGATCTTCTACATGCACCAGCCGCTCAAACTCGACTACCTCTGGGCCGGACTCTGCATCCTCGGCGCGGTCTATTTTATGTTCCGATCTTAGTAAAGCCGGAACTTAGAGCGGAGCTCGTAGATCCGGCTTACGAACAGACCGCGCGGCGGAAATTGCCGGATCCACGCTGCGCGGCAGCTGAGTTCCGGCAGTACACGCTGTCTGTGTTTGTGCCGTTTGCGATCTTCTACATGCACCAGCCGCTCAAACTCGACTACCTCTGGGCCGGACTCTGCATTCTCGGCGCGGTCTATTTCATGTTCCGATCTTAGTAAAGCCGGAACTTAGAGCGGAGCTCGTAGATCCGGCTTACGAACAGACCGCGCGGCGGAAATTGCCGGATCCACGCTGCACGGCAGCTGAGTTCCGGCAGTACACGCTGATCCGGTTTGTTCATAAGGAATTTAAGCCGTTGCTTTGACTTTTTTTCTTTCTCTGGCTAACGTGCCGTCACGTTTTCCGCAACTTCTGGAGATCAAACATGAAAACAATCCGGCTGTGGTTCGCAGTACTTTTGATCGCAAGCATGGCGCAGGCGGCTGAAAAATTTGAAATCATCTCATACTTTCCCGACAAAGGAACCGTGTGGGTAAATCAAGGCGCAGGGCAAACCAACCGTCCGTTCAGCTCTTTCAGCGTCGCAGAACAGCAGAAGATAAACGGTTGGCTGGCCGCGAAAACATTTAAAAATGATTCGGCGTTGTTAGTGGATATCCGCCAAGAGAAGCGCAGTGAAGATATTGATAAGATAGATTCTGGAGATTCGCGGACGGACGGGAAAAAGCGAACGACCAAATATTTTCACAGAACAGGTACGCAAGACGTTATTGCCTACACCATAACGCTCAAAAATCTATCCGAGATCGTATTGAGCGACATAACCGTAGAATACCAGCTGTTCTATGAAGCTGACGATGGAGGAGACAAAACGAAAAAGAAGGAGCGCGCCCGGGTGCAGATTGCGGAGCTTCGTCCAGAATGCGCTCAGACCAATAGAACGACGGAAATAGCGTTACGTGACGAGCAAGTCGAAACGTACGAGAATAGTTTTGTCAGACGCGACATTGGCAGCAAAGAAGTGAAGGGGTTTCGGCATATTTACAACAAAGACCAGCTTAAAGGCCTGTATGTATGCGTCAGCACGCTGGATGAAAACGGCGACTTGATAAAAAGGGAGCATAAAATCGGCCGTGTTCCAGGAGAGGAAGAGTGGGATCACTACGAGGGTTCGAACACAATACTCACAGACTCAAACCAGCAGGCGCACCCCCAAAAGCAGACATCATCTGCTCCAAAAAAAGCGTCGCCTGATCAGGTGCTAACCGATGAGCAGATCGAAGCGCATAAGAGGGCTGCCGAAGGCGGAAGTCGCAGCTCCGCCTACGGATTGTGCAGGCACTACAGCAGACAAGGGGACGTCGCTCAGACGAAGCGCTGGGCGGATAGGGTTAGAAAGCTGGTCGCAAAGCTTCCTCCGGATCAACGGGCTGCGCTATCAGGCAGATATCTGGCGTCATTGGAGCAGTTGGAAAAAGAGGCCGAGGAGCGGTAAACGTCGTCCCAGTTTTTGAAGACGGGTTCTAATTTTTTTGCGCGGAGCATGGCGCAGAATTCGTCGAGGCCGCGGTCGTCGCTGACGTCGAACTGACTTTCACCTTTTATTGGAGGGACGGCGGCCTCGCCGTCCGCGGTCGCGGAGGCCAGCGACCCTCCAGCGCTATAACCGCCAACCGTTGTTTTGCTGGCGATGCTCATTTTGTTAACACCGATTCCGGCCATGCCGTCGCGGAACGCCGCGCCTTCGCGAGTGGAAAGCACCAGCGGCACATCCGGCAAACAAATGCGGAAGGCGAAGACAATTTGCGCGAGCATTTTTTCGTCGACCGGATGCGGCGCAACAAATCCGCCAGCCTCTTGGCGGATGCGCGGGAACGAAACGGTCAGCCCGGCCTGCCAGTGCGTTTTCTGTAAATGGCGGACGTGGCGGTAGAGCGCGAGCATGTCGAAGCGCGGATCAGCGAGGCCGAGCAGCGCGCCGAGTCCGGCGAAGCGCAGTCCGCCGGAAAGCGCGCGCGCCGGAGCGTCCAATCGCTGGACGAAATCTTTCTTCGGCCCCCAGCGGTGCATCCGGTCGTAGGTTTCCGGATGATAGGTTTCCTGATAAAGCGTCACGCCGGTGCAACCGGCTTCCGCCAGCGAATGATATTCCGTTTCGGCCATCGGAAAAACTTCGATGGCGACGTTATGAAATTTCCGCGCCGACAGCCGGACGCATTCGCGCAGATAATCGAGGTCGGCCTGCGACGAGCGTTCGCCGGTTAACAGCAGAACTTCTTCGAAGCCCATCGCGTGAATCGCATCCAGTTCGTTTTCGACGGCCGCAAAATCCAGCGCGTGCCGGTCGGTGTGGCGGTCGGCGGCGAAGCCGCAGTAGGCGCAGCCGCCGGAACAGTGACTGGAAAGATAGAGCGGAACGTAGAGCTGAATCGTCCGGCCAAAGTGGCGGCGCGTCAGCGCCTGAGCGCGCGCCGCCATCGGCTCCAGAAAATCGGCCGCCGCTGGCGAAAGCAGTGCCGCGAGCGTCGATTCGTCCGGCAATTCCGCGCCGAGGGCGCGCTCGACATCGGTGGCGGAGAACGTTTGTTCAAGCCACGGCGCAGGATCGAGCCACTCTGGAAGAGACGGAATCATTTTAAAAAGGAAGTTAAGGGACTGGTGGCCACAGCCACATCGCTTTTCGGCATGAGGCCGGCCAGTCGCGCGGCATAGCCGGTTTCGACGCCGAGCGCGAAGGCTCTAGCCATCGCGACCGGGTCTTTGGCGGCGGCGATGGCGGAATTTACCAGCACGGCGTTGCAACCCATTTCCATGGCGCGGGCCGCTTCGGACGGCGCGCGCAGTCCGGCATCGACGATGACAGGAATGTTGCTGTCGCGGATAATCAGCCGGATCATGTCGGCGGTGGAAAGTCCGCCGCCGCTACCAATGGCCGCGCCGAGCGGCATGACGGCGGCGCAGCCGACGTCTTCGAGTTTTTTGGCGAGCACCGGGTCGGCGGGAATGTAGGGCAAAACGATAAAACCGTCGGCGGCCAGTTCTTTGGCGGCAAGATAGGTTTCAATCGCGTCGGGCATCAGATGGTGCGGATTCGGATGGATTTCAACTTTCACGAACGGACTGCCGCTCAGTTCGCGACCGAGTTGCGCGGCGCGGACGGCTTCTTTGGCATTCATCGCGCCGGAGGTGTTCGGCATCAGCGTAATGTTTTTCAGTTTTGCCAGCGGCGCACAAAGATCGTCGCTGGGCTTCTCTCGGTTGAAGCGGCGCAACGCAACCGTCACCAGTTCCGTGCCAGACGCTTCAATCGCCTTGATCATGGTTGCGGTGTCGGAAAATTTTCCGGTACCGAGAATCAGCCGCGATTTGAATTCCACATTTCCGAGTTTAAGCATCATCCACCTCCGACGAACGTAAGAACTTCGACGGTATCACCGTCGTTGAGTTTGAAACTTTTCCAATCCTTGGAAAAAACCAGCTCGCCGTTTACGGTTGCGGCGGTGTGTTCCGGCGTTGCGCCAAGTTCCGCGAGCAGGGCGGGGACGGTTCCGTCGCCGCCGTGTTCATATTTTTCGCTGTTCACCGTCAGAAACATAAAAAACTCCCGTTCGTCGTACGATGGGAGTTTTGCTGAGTCACTCCCTTTCGCCGGTATTAGCCGGATCAGGTTCAGCGGGTATTATCTCAGCGCGTCCGCCTTGCGGCGTCCGGCACCCCGGGAACTGCGGAGGAGGATGCCAGCGGGTGGACGAAAAGCATAGACCAAAAAACCGTTTATTTTATGTTGCCCGGACGCTCCGGTCTGCTATCTTACGCCCTCACTTTTTGTGGCCCTATCGTTCAGCGGTTAGGACACCAGGTTTTCATCCTGGGAACACGGGTTCGATTCCCGTTGGGGTCACTCTTCAATCAAAAAGCCGCTCGGTTGAGCGGCTTTTCGTTTTACAGTCCCTGCTGATGCTGTTTTTGCAGGAGTCTCATTCTCTCAAGCCGCTCTTTAGCGGCGGCTTTGCGTTTGGCCGGCATGGATTTAATCGGCTTTTCATGCGGAAGCAGTTCGCCGCCGACGGCCGAGGCCCCGCCGTCCACGTAGAGCGTTTGGCCAGTGATCTTTTTGGAGCCTTCGCCGAGCAGGAAAACAACGGCATGGGCGACTTCTTTTTTATCGTTCACCACATCCCACGGAAGCGGGCTGACCTTTTTCCAAGTGCGCGCCAGATGCGCGAAGTGCGGAATGGATTTGGCCGCTTTGGTGGCGAGCGGTCCGGCGGAGACGGCGTTAACTCGAACATGTTCGCGGCCGTATTCGCGGGCCAGAGCGCGTACCAGTGCCTCGAGCGCCGCTTTGTTGACACCCATCCAGTTGTAGAACGGAAACGCAACCTGCGAGGCGAACGAGAGCGTGACGATAGAGCCGCCTTTGGGCATGTGCTCCTGTGCGAACTGCGAAACGGTCGCCAGCGAGGCGCAACTGATATGGAAGCCTTGTTTGATGTCTTCAAACTGATCGGTATAAATATGATCGCCGAGACAGGTCTTCGGGTTGGCGAAGCCGATGGAATGAACGACACCATCTACGCTACCGATGGCGGCGAAAAGGTTTTTTACTTCGCTTTCAATGGTGACTTCGCAGTAGCGGATGTCCATTGCGTCCTTTTCTTCCTGCGAGATATCGGTACAGCCGCGGTCGAAGAAGATTTTTTTCAGCCGTTCGTTCTGCACCGTGTAAATCACTTTGCCGCCCAGCTCTTCGATCATCTTGCCGGTGGCGTAGGCGATGGAGTCGGTGTTGAGCAGGCCCATCACAACGTAGGTTCCGCCTTTTTTAATCATAACGTGTCCTTTCAGAAAACGGTTTATGTGCGCGAAAGCGCGGGACAATGCCAGAGTTTGGCCGCAAAAAAAGCCTTAAGTTGACTAAAAATCAACGCGCAGCAGCGGGCAGGTGCTGAACCGGCACTCTTTCACGGTGTTGATCAAGCCGATCTGCACGCCGTCCAGCCGCTCGCAGTGATTGATCAGGCCGAGTTGCAGACCGCGCACATAACGGGCGTGGTTATAAAGCAGAGCGACTTGAGCGCCTTGAACATCTTCGAAAACATAATTCCAGATGCCCGCAACTTCCAGCCCGTCCAGCGACCCGGCCATAGTGCTGAGCCCGGCGAGCTGCACGCCGTCCGATTCGCCGGTCACATTCGCCGCGCCGAGCGCAAACTGCAGACAGCCTTTGAGATCGCCTGCTTCAGCGAGAATAATGGCGCCCTGCAGAATGCCGTCGGCTTTAATGTCTGACTTAGCCATCAGTCCGCCGAGCTGGACACCGGTGGTTTCCTTTGCGCGGGCGGTCAGTCCGCCAATCTGAATGCCGCGGGTATAGCGCGACTCCGTGAAGAGAAGGCCCAGCTGGATGCCGTCGGCGTACCAGCCAGCTTCTGTGAAAACGCCGCCGATCTGAATGCCGGCGAGATTTTCCGCGCCGGTTTTGAAAAGGCTGGCCTGAATGCCTTTGGCCCAGCACTTATCGGTTTCCGAATCCGACTCGGCGGTCAGCCCGCCGATTTGAATACCGTTCACTTCGCGCGCCTTGCCGAGCAATCCGGTCAGCTGAATGCCGTAAAGATCTTCTGCGTCGGTAGAAATGGTTGCGACCTGAACGCCGCCGACCTGTTTGGTTTCGGCGTTCCACAGCGCAAGCTGAACGCCGCCGAAATCGTGTGTTTCGTTGCGGTAGATGGCCAATTGCAACCCGCTGGCATCCTCCGAAACGTTCCAGAAGCCGAGATCGATTCCGTGCATGTAGCGGTTTTCGACGAAGTAGCAGTTCAGGCGCAGGCCGTGAACGCCGTATTCCTTGGGATAGAGATAGTGATATTCATCAACGCCCAGCTGAAACGGAGTGCTGACGTGAGTAATGGATTTTTCAACCGGCATCGCCGCAAAGACAGAACCGGTCACCAGCGCGAGGAGGAGAGCAAGTGTCTTTTTCATAGTGGCGACGTTTTACCACTCGCCGCCTTAAAGATAAAGGCAAACCTTGGACGAAGGGAGCGGAGGTTTTGCCGCAAGGGATCGCAAGGATTACAAAAATTCCCCGGCGGATGGGTGGCTATGCAGGACGGTACCAGGAACCCTTACCGGTTCCCTCCCGGCGCAGAAGCCCTT
The sequence above is a segment of the Kiritimatiellaceae bacterium genome. Coding sequences within it:
- a CDS encoding thiazole synthase, producing MLKLGNVEFKSRLILGTGKFSDTATMIKAIEASGTELVTVALRRFNREKPSDDLCAPLAKLKNITLMPNTSGAMNAKEAVRAAQLGRELSGSPFVKVEIHPNPHHLMPDAIETYLAAKELAADGFIVLPYIPADPVLAKKLEDVGCAAVMPLGAAIGSGGGLSTADMIRLIIRDSNIPVIVDAGLRAPSEAARAMEMGCNAVLVNSAIAAAKDPVAMARAFALGVETGYAARLAGLMPKSDVAVATSPLTSFLK
- the thiS gene encoding sulfur carrier protein ThiS, which gives rise to MFLTVNSEKYEHGGDGTVPALLAELGATPEHTAATVNGELVFSKDWKSFKLNDGDTVEVLTFVGGG
- the uidA gene encoding beta-glucuronidase; protein product: MNEHPLYPQENEYRDIRDLNGLWRFQVDWDGTGEDSGWHAGKFPSSAAEVPVPASYNDLFADTNIRDHVGYVWYQRELIIPSGWKDRKILLRFDAVAHHADIWLDGKLLGRNKGGFLPFTVDLGDVAPGGRHLLTVRADNRLDWTCLPGGELTSRPAGGCAGSSIPVQETHFDFFNYSGIHRPVRLIALPAVHITDVSIRTAPGTGKAWNVSYDVSTSSAAEVEILLMNPEGDVLHRAAARSGTIPVENPVLWEPGRGVLYTLEVRLRDSGGKVFDSYREEFGFRSIKVTATTFEINGRPFYFRGFGKHEDADIRGRCLDLATMVHDFALLKWIGANSIRTSHYPYSEEFMRMADRQGLVVIDEVPAVGFNMWNDVPVFCDERANSKTLEHHLDVTRGLIRRDKNHPCVVMWSLGNEPASQNEAAEPYFQSVIGEARRLDASRPITVVEDRWPDQTRIGHLVDVICVNRYFGWYHHTGEMDRIEELLEADLRAWHTRFAKPVMVAEYGADTIHGFHSVMSQFFTEEFQASFLEQYHRVYDRLPFMVGEHVWNFADFATKQGTKRVWGNRKGIFTRQRHPKSAAQILKQRWIRP
- a CDS encoding sulfatase-like hydrolase/transferase; protein product: MRFAKEAVLFRKAFSVSPTCGPSRAAMLTGQYPHQCGVFGLPGDDGWKVDDYSKHLVHTLNDAGYTTALAGCQHECDKKDLSPLGYQKILCSDSRQMKGWFYPETIDLAVEFLAGQAGGSEQPFFLSVGIDEPHRNNIGRTELGIGAEAARFSKTRYYDPDKLDWRYTAPPPFLPDLPEIRQDMASYREGVRIMDEYMGRVLDALRHYGLMENTVIVVTTDHGIEFPGAKKLCLTREPASC
- a CDS encoding SDR family oxidoreductase, producing MIKKGGTYVVMGLLNTDSIAYATGKMIEELGGKVIYTVQNERLKKIFFDRGCTDISQEEKDAMDIRYCEVTIESEVKNLFAAIGSVDGVVHSIGFANPKTCLGDHIYTDQFEDIKQGFHISCASLATVSQFAQEHMPKGGSIVTLSFASQVAFPFYNWMGVNKAALEALVRALAREYGREHVRVNAVSAGPLATKAAKSIPHFAHLARTWKKVSPLPWDVVNDKKEVAHAVVFLLGEGSKKITGQTLYVDGGASAVGGELLPHEKPIKSMPAKRKAAAKERLERMRLLQKQHQQGL
- a CDS encoding DMT family protein yields the protein MSPAMQSALLLALSNVFMTFAWYAHLRNMAGRKWFIAALVSWGIALFEYLIMIPANRIGYTQLSLPQLKIMQEVITLSVFVPFAIFYMHQPLKLDYLWAGLCILGAVYFMFRS
- the thiH gene encoding 2-iminoacetate synthase ThiH translates to MIPSLPEWLDPAPWLEQTFSATDVERALGAELPDESTLAALLSPAAADFLEPMAARAQALTRRHFGRTIQLYVPLYLSSHCSGGCAYCGFAADRHTDRHALDFAAVENELDAIHAMGFEEVLLLTGERSSQADLDYLRECVRLSARKFHNVAIEVFPMAETEYHSLAEAGCTGVTLYQETYHPETYDRMHRWGPKKDFVQRLDAPARALSGGLRFAGLGALLGLADPRFDMLALYRHVRHLQKTHWQAGLTVSFPRIRQEAGGFVAPHPVDEKMLAQIVFAFRICLPDVPLVLSTREGAAFRDGMAGIGVNKMSIASKTTVGGYSAGGSLASATADGEAAVPPIKGESQFDVSDDRGLDEFCAMLRAKKLEPVFKNWDDVYRSSASFSNCSNDARYLPDSAAR